Proteins co-encoded in one Bacillus paramycoides genomic window:
- a CDS encoding GMC family oxidoreductase: protein MPSKNRNCFNPCEFPYSLFPCAFPCAVPEPIKPIDPNKFDYIVIGAGTAGGVIAKELTDDKSTSVLVLEAGTNMTNELSNPSVLAAINTTRGNRFSFNVTSELESTIARTLIATNGRTIGGSSEISDMYAVRGSKELYDQWASLVGNRWSYDKISSLFVKNETYTGSTQDPDERGSQGPIFIRQQSIPPNGLINTLVQATNTVLGTPIAVDYNTGIRDCTFYKSQIIQKEISPGQFVRSSTATGYLNDHIVSQGNQFHPDEFGVGGRKLVILAKTTVNKILFKKKNGLNIAVGVEFVKDGVSHRRFARKGIIVSAGFFSSVILQRSGIGKSDDLAKAGISTFIESPNVGHNLQTHGYVGLGVEIDTSQILPIFFADPNFPLILGAFQAENPMNLLESRRLQLIGAPIPFFIPAPDVISNGWSLDLTFRTTPSIMSFGIVDVNTKSRGTVLVEHSDPEAYPSLNFNPLEDSNDLTYMVDQYKRIYNIIVEARDPLKYPNNGIGKVVYPPESIFQLPDNDPNKQQQLENYVKASYTNFSLGGQCRMGQTIQEGVVDGFLNVFGTKNLKVADLSISPIIPDGQPSAAAQMIGLNAVRFIKEDPSPYVMTDKELEDYENEIKII, encoded by the coding sequence ATGCCATCAAAAAATAGAAATTGTTTTAATCCTTGCGAATTTCCTTATTCATTATTTCCTTGTGCATTTCCTTGTGCAGTTCCAGAGCCTATAAAACCAATAGACCCTAATAAATTTGATTATATCGTGATTGGTGCCGGAACTGCTGGAGGGGTAATCGCCAAAGAATTAACAGATGACAAAAGTACTTCTGTACTAGTGCTAGAAGCAGGAACAAATATGACGAATGAGCTAAGTAACCCTAGCGTTCTTGCGGCCATTAATACAACTCGAGGTAACAGGTTTAGCTTTAATGTTACTTCTGAATTAGAATCGACTATTGCACGTACACTTATTGCAACAAATGGTCGCACCATAGGGGGAAGCTCAGAAATTAGTGACATGTACGCCGTACGTGGGAGTAAAGAGTTGTATGACCAGTGGGCAAGTCTTGTTGGTAATCGATGGAGTTACGACAAGATTAGCTCCTTATTTGTAAAAAATGAAACCTATACAGGATCGACACAAGACCCTGATGAACGAGGATCACAAGGGCCAATCTTTATTAGGCAACAGAGTATTCCCCCTAATGGATTGATTAATACGTTAGTTCAAGCAACAAACACTGTATTGGGAACGCCGATTGCTGTGGACTATAATACCGGCATAAGGGATTGTACATTTTATAAATCGCAAATTATTCAAAAAGAAATTAGCCCCGGTCAATTTGTCCGATCCTCAACGGCAACAGGTTATTTAAATGATCATATTGTCAGTCAAGGAAACCAGTTCCATCCAGATGAATTTGGAGTTGGTGGAAGAAAGTTAGTTATTTTAGCTAAAACAACCGTTAACAAAATTTTATTTAAGAAAAAAAATGGACTGAACATTGCGGTTGGTGTTGAATTTGTCAAGGATGGTGTTTCACATAGAAGGTTTGCAAGAAAAGGCATTATCGTCTCTGCAGGATTTTTTTCCTCAGTCATTCTACAACGTTCAGGAATCGGTAAATCGGATGATTTGGCTAAAGCAGGTATATCAACATTTATAGAGAGTCCAAATGTGGGTCACAATCTTCAAACTCATGGTTATGTTGGATTAGGAGTTGAAATAGATACCTCTCAAATTCTTCCGATATTTTTTGCTGATCCCAACTTTCCACTTATCTTAGGTGCTTTCCAAGCAGAGAATCCAATGAATCTACTAGAAAGTCGTCGTCTCCAACTGATAGGGGCTCCTATACCATTTTTTATCCCTGCTCCAGATGTGATCAGCAATGGTTGGAGTTTAGATTTAACTTTCCGAACTACTCCAAGTATCATGAGTTTTGGTATTGTAGACGTGAATACAAAAAGCAGGGGTACAGTGCTAGTGGAACATAGCGATCCAGAGGCTTATCCATCTCTTAACTTCAATCCGTTGGAAGATTCCAATGACCTAACGTATATGGTCGATCAATATAAGAGAATTTATAATATTATTGTAGAGGCTAGAGATCCACTGAAATACCCAAATAACGGAATCGGGAAAGTTGTATATCCACCCGAAAGTATATTCCAGCTACCTGACAATGATCCTAACAAACAACAGCAGCTTGAGAATTATGTCAAAGCCTCTTACACGAACTTCTCTTTAGGCGGTCAGTGTCGGATGGGACAAACGATTCAAGAAGGGGTTGTCGATGGATTCCTCAATGTGTTTGGTACCAAAAATCTTAAGGTTGCCGATTTGTCCATTTCGCCTATTATTCCAGATGGTCAGCCGTCCGCCGCTGCTCAGATGATCGGACTAAATGCGGTACGGTTTATAAAAGAGGATCCCTCTCCATATGTAATGACAGATAAGGAACTTGAAGATTACGAAAATGAGATTAAAATAATATAA
- a CDS encoding IS4 family transposase has product MSISVANELQLFSQEIQSLLSPNNLQNLARDVGFVQRTSKYQAQDLVALCVWVQSVAKTSLTQLCSCLEASTEVLISPEELNQRFNAAAAQFLQQVLAKLLNRKLSSSGLFSSPYTSIFKSIRILDSTAFQLPDVFSSVYPGAGGCSHTAGMKIQLEYDLLSRQFLHIHAGPGKQHDRTYGSLCAPTVAANDLCIRDLGYFHLKDLQHIQDKEVYYISRIKSNTRIYQKNPNPDYFQDGRIKKGTEYIQIDMETLMNSLQPGQTCEIADAYVGMIDKVPARVIVHRLTKQPQQKRLQDQAIREKKKGMKYPPCSKRLSGINVYMTNTSTDIVPMGQVHDWYSLRWQIEILFKTWKSFFHIHHCKKIKRERLECHLYGQLIAILLCSSTMFQMRQLLLMKKKRELSEYKAIYMIKDYFLLIYQAIQKETQELSKILIRLFNLLQQNGRKSHRYEKKTVFDIFGVVYNCTMSDNQAA; this is encoded by the coding sequence ATGTCTATTTCTGTAGCTAACGAACTACAACTATTTTCACAGGAGATTCAGAGTCTTTTATCCCCAAATAACTTACAGAATCTAGCTAGAGATGTTGGGTTTGTACAGCGAACAAGTAAGTATCAAGCACAAGATTTAGTAGCTTTATGCGTATGGGTCCAAAGTGTAGCAAAAACTTCCTTAACCCAGTTATGTAGTTGTTTAGAAGCGTCAACAGAAGTGCTTATAAGTCCTGAAGAATTAAATCAAAGATTTAACGCTGCAGCCGCGCAGTTTCTACAACAAGTATTGGCTAAACTTCTGAACCGAAAATTATCGTCATCTGGGTTGTTTTCTTCTCCCTATACTTCTATTTTTAAGAGTATTCGCATCTTAGATTCAACTGCATTTCAACTCCCGGATGTATTTTCATCGGTTTATCCAGGTGCAGGAGGATGCAGCCATACAGCTGGGATGAAAATTCAACTTGAGTATGATTTGTTAAGTAGGCAGTTCCTACATATTCATGCAGGTCCAGGTAAACAACATGATCGCACTTACGGCTCTCTGTGTGCCCCAACTGTGGCAGCGAATGATTTATGTATCCGAGATTTAGGTTATTTTCATTTAAAAGACCTTCAACATATACAAGATAAAGAGGTCTACTATATCTCTCGTATCAAGTCGAATACACGTATTTATCAAAAAAATCCTAACCCTGATTATTTTCAAGATGGAAGAATTAAGAAAGGTACAGAGTATATACAGATAGATATGGAGACGTTAATGAACTCCCTTCAACCAGGACAAACATGTGAAATAGCTGATGCTTATGTAGGAATGATTGATAAAGTGCCAGCTCGTGTAATTGTTCATCGATTAACAAAACAACCGCAACAAAAACGATTGCAAGATCAAGCTATAAGAGAGAAAAAGAAAGGAATGAAGTATCCCCCTTGTAGTAAACGTCTCAGTGGTATCAATGTATATATGACAAACACCTCTACAGATATTGTCCCGATGGGACAAGTGCATGATTGGTATTCTTTACGATGGCAAATCGAGATTTTATTTAAAACATGGAAATCATTTTTTCATATTCATCATTGTAAAAAGATAAAACGAGAAAGATTGGAATGCCATTTGTATGGACAACTGATTGCCATTCTACTCTGTTCTTCTACTATGTTTCAAATGCGTCAATTACTTCTTATGAAAAAGAAACGAGAACTGAGTGAATATAAGGCTATATATATGATTAAAGATTATTTTCTTCTTATTTATCAAGCCATACAGAAAGAAACCCAAGAACTATCAAAGATTCTCATTCGCCTGTTCAACCTCCTACAGCAAAATGGGCGAAAATCTCATCGCTATGAGAAAAAAACAGTCTTTGATATATTTGGTGTCGTTTACAATTGTACCATGTCTGATAATCAAGCGGCCTAA
- a CDS encoding GntR family transcriptional regulator — MENGFSPNIPIYIQVMEYIKKEIVTGRLAPGDKIPAVRELANELQVNPNTIQRTFQELEREGIAVTRRGTGRFVTSEGEKITELRKGMATKLLDNFINGMDNLGFTKEEILPILHSSLEKKRKENE, encoded by the coding sequence ATGGAAAATGGGTTTTCTCCTAATATCCCGATTTATATTCAGGTAATGGAATACATAAAAAAGGAAATTGTAACAGGTCGTTTAGCGCCGGGTGATAAAATACCAGCTGTACGTGAATTAGCCAATGAATTACAAGTGAATCCAAATACGATTCAACGCACATTTCAAGAGCTAGAACGAGAAGGTATTGCTGTGACACGAAGGGGAACAGGGAGATTTGTAACGAGTGAAGGAGAAAAGATTACTGAACTACGCAAAGGAATGGCAACAAAGTTGCTTGATAATTTTATAAATGGAATGGACAATTTAGGATTTACGAAAGAAGAAATTCTTCCAATCCTCCATTCTTCATTAGAAAAGAAAAGGAAGGAAAACGAATGA
- a CDS encoding ABC transporter ATP-binding protein produces the protein MTELIKIENLRKRYNLKTVLQDLSATISEGKIIGLVGDNGSGKTTLLKMIAGFRYPSKGTITIEGQKVGIETKKIVSFMPDSPVFDEWMTIKDAVAFYRNFYPDFDLNQAMELITEFNMPLEEHIVALSKGEVEKLQLILTFSRKAKLYILDEPLGGIDLVSRKHILDLILKFYREDCTILISTHLIEEIENIFDEVIFLKDGNIVLHENVEEIRFHQGKAVHELFREVYK, from the coding sequence ATGACAGAGTTAATAAAAATTGAAAATCTGCGGAAAAGATATAACTTAAAAACAGTGCTTCAAGATTTAAGTGCAACAATTTCTGAAGGGAAAATTATTGGTCTTGTTGGTGATAATGGTAGCGGAAAAACGACATTATTAAAAATGATTGCTGGTTTTCGTTATCCATCTAAAGGAACTATCACAATTGAAGGTCAGAAGGTAGGAATAGAAACAAAGAAAATTGTTTCATTTATGCCTGATAGTCCTGTTTTTGACGAGTGGATGACGATAAAAGATGCTGTAGCTTTCTATCGGAATTTTTATCCTGATTTTGATTTAAACCAAGCAATGGAATTAATAACTGAATTTAACATGCCATTAGAAGAGCATATAGTTGCTCTGTCAAAAGGGGAAGTGGAAAAATTACAACTTATATTAACTTTCTCCAGAAAAGCAAAGTTATATATATTAGATGAGCCCTTGGGTGGAATTGATCTCGTTTCTAGAAAACATATACTGGATTTAATTCTTAAATTTTACCGAGAAGACTGTACTATTCTTATTTCAACTCATTTAATAGAAGAAATTGAAAATATATTTGATGAGGTAATCTTTTTAAAAGACGGAAATATTGTATTACATGAAAATGTAGAAGAAATTCGTTTTCATCAAGGTAAAGCAGTGCATGAATTGTTTAGGGAGGTTTATAAGTAA
- a CDS encoding ABC transporter permease, producing the protein MNPLFHYLYKCNKRSIAILYFVFITSALLLLFHVKGSIQIMNSARQDLTLVIFLILLCIASFYVFLLALSSFNKMIKNSMIRCTAITSQKNIYANLFFFTLVFLILLVIGLIFLYYLSLSIDGVKIMDDSFQQEFYELFKYGIFHHIFAVFLWGIDFMYLLVSGYFIIVITKQFPVKESIGRKIFFIIFFFIFIAVQTVLMDVLGGLERYIITIKKNGVIDQNGFIETSFYPSEMSTITDQSFTCLLIILLVSITGRIIDKKLEL; encoded by the coding sequence ATGAACCCACTTTTTCACTATTTATATAAGTGTAATAAAAGAAGCATAGCTATTCTTTATTTTGTTTTTATAACTTCTGCGTTGCTCCTTTTATTTCATGTGAAAGGTTCAATTCAAATAATGAATTCGGCTAGACAGGATTTAACATTGGTTATTTTTTTAATTTTATTATGTATAGCTTCTTTCTACGTGTTTTTACTAGCTTTATCATCTTTCAACAAAATGATAAAAAATTCTATGATACGTTGTACAGCTATCACATCTCAAAAAAATATATATGCAAATTTATTTTTCTTTACACTTGTATTTCTAATTTTATTAGTAATAGGACTGATTTTTTTATATTATCTTTCCTTAAGTATTGATGGTGTAAAAATAATGGATGATAGTTTTCAACAGGAATTTTATGAGTTATTTAAATACGGGATCTTTCACCATATCTTTGCTGTTTTTTTATGGGGAATCGATTTCATGTATTTGTTAGTTTCTGGTTATTTCATCATAGTTATTACAAAACAGTTTCCTGTTAAGGAATCCATAGGAAGGAAAATTTTCTTTATCATTTTCTTTTTTATTTTCATAGCTGTTCAAACAGTATTGATGGATGTTTTGGGTGGATTAGAGAGATATATTATTACTATAAAAAAGAATGGAGTTATTGATCAAAATGGATTTATTGAGACGTCTTTTTATCCAAGTGAAATGAGTACTATTACAGACCAAAGTTTTACCTGTTTGTTAATAATTCTCCTCGTATCCATTACTGGACGCATTATAGATAAGAAATTAGAGTTATAA
- a CDS encoding Bax inhibitor-1/YccA family protein — protein MKTSNPMLKKDTFKKEPTNTSTMTIGGTVRNTFVMLILLLAASVYSYLQMMQGSMKTSVLIGVAIVNIIVAFLAIFIPRISPICAPIYAVVKGIVLGSISAYYTMRFGDSILLTAVLLTISILFAMLVLYATRIIKVTEKFRTVLTVATLGILIMYLIVLLLNTFVLTVPYIHQGGTISIIISAVVIVVAALNLLLDFDSIENGVRSGAAKHMEWYSAIGLMMTLVWLYLEILRFVSYFMKNEE, from the coding sequence ATGAAAACATCTAATCCAATGCTAAAAAAGGATACCTTTAAAAAAGAGCCAACAAACACTTCTACGATGACCATTGGTGGAACCGTAAGAAATACATTTGTTATGCTTATTTTACTACTTGCAGCGTCTGTCTATTCATACTTACAGATGATGCAAGGTTCAATGAAAACGTCAGTATTAATTGGAGTAGCAATAGTTAATATAATAGTTGCATTTTTAGCTATATTTATCCCTCGTATATCACCAATTTGTGCACCGATTTATGCTGTGGTGAAAGGGATTGTATTAGGAAGTATTTCTGCATATTATACAATGCGTTTTGGAGATTCTATTCTTTTAACTGCTGTATTATTAACCATTTCGATTTTATTTGCAATGTTAGTATTATATGCTACTCGTATAATAAAAGTAACTGAAAAGTTCCGTACTGTTTTAACAGTTGCAACACTTGGCATTTTAATTATGTATTTGATTGTCTTATTACTAAACACCTTTGTTTTGACTGTTCCATACATTCACCAAGGTGGGACAATCAGTATCATTATTAGTGCCGTTGTGATTGTCGTTGCTGCATTAAATCTATTACTAGATTTTGATTCGATTGAAAATGGTGTACGTAGTGGGGCAGCAAAACATATGGAGTGGTATAGTGCAATAGGGCTCATGATGACATTAGTATGGTTATACCTTGAAATTCTCCGTTTTGTTTCTTACTTTATGAAAAACGAAGAATAA
- a CDS encoding IS3 family transposase (programmed frameshift) codes for MKTRVHYPEETKWKVIEMKNDGYSNRTIMEKLGIKNVSQIKTWMKWYRTDQTYRFQQPVGKQYSYGKGPKELSELEQLRLENKHPKNKITCMGKVSGNRKELKPETVVTLWKNVKTKITVKELCNVLELPRSTFYRWLQRTEDLKDDIEEKVKDFCLRHKFRYRYRRVTATLRKMGLCVNHKKVLRIMRQNHILSKVRRKKKKYINGAEPMVAPHRLERQFDASRPNEKWFTDMTYLLFGERTLYLSTIMDAFNREIISCVISESQTLTLAMKTLKQAMRGCKVKDVLLHSDQGGIYTAKEFQAYAKENGIITSMSRRGNCHDNAVMESFFGHLKSEAFYSQKLTKVSNTTVRKIVLEYIHYYNCVRIQEKLNHLSPKEFREQVV; via the exons TTGAAGACAAGAGTTCATTACCCAGAAGAAACAAAGTGGAAAGTCATTGAAATGAAGAACGACGGTTACTCAAATCGTACAATTATGGAGAAACTCGGAATTAAAAATGTTTCCCAAATTAAGACATGGATGAAATGGTATCGTACAGATCAAACGTATCGTTTTCAACAACCTGTAGGAAAACAATATTCTTATGGAAAAGGTCCAAAAGAGCTCAGTGAATTAGAACAGCTACGTTTAGAAAATAAACATC CTAAAAACAAAATTACTTGTATGGGGAAAGTATCTGGAAATCGAAAGGAGCTGAAACCAGAAACTGTAGTTACTTTATGGAAAAATGTAAAAACAAAAATAACGGTAAAAGAATTGTGTAACGTATTAGAATTACCCCGTTCCACATTTTATCGCTGGTTACAACGAACGGAAGATCTAAAAGATGATATAGAAGAAAAAGTAAAGGACTTCTGTCTTAGGCATAAATTCCGGTATAGATATCGAAGAGTGACCGCTACTCTTCGAAAAATGGGATTGTGTGTCAATCATAAAAAAGTATTACGAATCATGAGACAAAATCATATTCTTTCAAAAGTACGTCGAAAGAAAAAGAAATATATCAATGGTGCGGAACCAATGGTAGCCCCTCATCGATTGGAGCGCCAATTCGATGCATCCAGACCAAATGAAAAGTGGTTTACGGATATGACGTATCTCTTATTTGGAGAGCGTACCTTATATTTATCAACGATCATGGATGCCTTTAATCGTGAAATTATTAGTTGTGTCATCAGCGAATCACAAACACTGACATTAGCGATGAAGACATTGAAACAAGCAATGAGAGGGTGCAAAGTAAAAGATGTCCTTCTTCACTCGGATCAAGGAGGTATTTATACAGCAAAAGAATTTCAAGCGTATGCCAAAGAAAACGGCATTATCACCAGCATGTCCCGGAGAGGAAATTGCCATGATAATGCCGTCATGGAAAGCTTCTTTGGTCATTTAAAAAGTGAAGCTTTCTATTCACAAAAGTTAACAAAAGTATCCAACACAACTGTGCGAAAGATTGTGCTAGAATACATTCATTACTACAATTGTGTGCGAATTCAAGAAAAATTAAACCACCTATCCCCTAAAGAATTTAGGGAACAAGTGGTTTAG
- a CDS encoding spore coat protein — protein MCECEVCRRKKNRDPLNREFEPKKRVSESIKQDCEPEKGDSESIHSYSFSKDSNFLEKAIQTDEIDQVSEEYIEIVDSADVQVTTTDTKAALSIQAALQAAIVVVVSISIADSEKADKITQELFQKSSIKQINRQKTFIKNSKNVIVTTTDTDIAVNIQILLQILLALLVKLNIL, from the coding sequence ATGTGTGAATGTGAAGTTTGTAGAAGAAAGAAAAACCGGGATCCATTAAACCGGGAGTTTGAGCCGAAAAAACGAGTTTCTGAGTCAATAAAACAGGATTGCGAACCCGAAAAAGGGGATTCCGAATCAATACATTCTTATTCATTTAGTAAAGATTCAAATTTTTTAGAGAAAGCTATACAAACAGATGAAATTGATCAAGTTTCTGAGGAATATATTGAAATAGTTGATTCAGCAGATGTCCAAGTTACTACGACAGATACAAAAGCTGCGCTATCTATCCAAGCGGCATTACAAGCAGCTATTGTGGTTGTAGTAAGTATTTCTATAGCAGATAGTGAAAAGGCAGATAAAATAACACAAGAATTATTTCAAAAATCATCTATTAAACAAATTAATAGACAAAAAACTTTTATCAAAAATTCCAAAAACGTAATTGTAACAACTACTGATACAGATATTGCAGTGAATATTCAAATTCTCCTTCAAATTTTATTAGCTTTATTAGTCAAACTAAACATTTTATAA
- a CDS encoding spore coat protein, translating to MDDLNKFSSFKFDKDQKNIIIDLLLSDILNRHGINEEYFKNLSPEKKQQIKNIVSEIQSQVNNYLD from the coding sequence ATGGATGATTTAAACAAATTTTCTTCCTTTAAATTTGATAAGGATCAAAAGAATATAATAATAGACCTTTTACTCTCAGATATTCTTAATAGGCATGGGATAAATGAAGAATATTTTAAAAATTTATCACCAGAAAAAAAGCAGCAAATTAAAAATATTGTTTCTGAAATACAATCGCAGGTTAATAATTATTTGGATTGA
- a CDS encoding spore coat protein yields the protein MGKECHPDENKKWSALDSSNPHPSFKDANVSEVAAQESKTYQISEESIKIVDSADVQVTTTDTKAALSIQAALQAAIVVVLSISIADSEKADRVAQDLFQKSSVKQINKQETVIKNSRNVSVTTTDTDIAVNVQILLQILLALLVKLNIL from the coding sequence ATGGGCAAAGAATGCCATCCAGATGAAAATAAAAAGTGGAGTGCATTAGATTCTTCAAATCCTCATCCGTCTTTTAAAGATGCTAACGTTTCAGAAGTAGCTGCACAAGAAAGTAAAACTTACCAAATCTCAGAAGAATCTATCAAAATTGTTGATTCGGCAGATGTCCAAGTTACTACTACAGATACAAAAGCTGCGCTATCTATCCAAGCAGCGTTACAAGCAGCAATTGTAGTTGTTTTAAGTATTTCTATAGCAGACAGTGAGAAAGCGGATCGTGTAGCACAAGATTTGTTTCAAAAATCATCTGTTAAACAAATTAATAAACAAGAAACGGTTATTAAAAATTCTAGAAATGTTTCAGTTACAACTACTGATACAGATATAGCAGTAAATGTTCAAATTCTTCTCCAAATTTTATTAGCTTTATTAGTCAAATTAAACATTTTATAA
- a CDS encoding restriction endonuclease — protein MVVFGLGIILKAPQVSEEEIRMNHLREQANREYLEKMNPRKFEYLIADLFNSLGYRAQVTPGSNDGGKDIILWKNDEVKFVEVKRYTKESIGRPYIQKLHSAIIDGDAVGGYFVTLSNFNKNTRQYAANKNIELIDGDALINMMDPETN, from the coding sequence ATCGTCGTTTTTGGATTAGGAATAATCCTTAAAGCACCACAAGTCTCAGAAGAGGAAATCCGTATGAACCACTTGAGAGAACAGGCTAATCGTGAATATCTAGAGAAAATGAACCCACGAAAATTTGAATACCTAATCGCTGACCTGTTTAATTCTCTTGGATATCGAGCACAAGTTACACCTGGCTCTAATGATGGTGGAAAAGACATTATTCTTTGGAAAAATGATGAAGTAAAATTTGTTGAAGTGAAAAGATATACAAAGGAATCTATCGGAAGGCCGTACATTCAAAAATTGCATAGTGCTATTATTGATGGTGATGCTGTTGGAGGATACTTTGTTACACTGAGTAATTTCAATAAGAACACAAGGCAATATGCTGCAAATAAAAACATTGAGTTAATCGATGGGGATGCTCTTATTAACATGATGGATCCTGAAACAAACTAA
- a CDS encoding helix-turn-helix transcriptional regulator translates to MQSRLKEILDSKGIKYSFVAKLASISNSTMTNLIKGATPTLPVAYRIAKVLKLHIEDIWYEEIE, encoded by the coding sequence ATGCAAAGTCGTTTGAAAGAAATTTTAGATAGTAAAGGTATAAAGTACAGCTTCGTCGCAAAATTAGCATCAATTTCAAATTCAACTATGACAAACTTAATTAAAGGCGCTACTCCTACATTGCCTGTTGCATATCGTATTGCAAAAGTTCTCAAATTGCATATAGAGGATATTTGGTATGAAGAGATAGAATAG